The following proteins are co-located in the Clostridiales bacterium genome:
- a CDS encoding glycoside hydrolase family 18 protein translates to MRKEDRVCYTCLIIPDCILEADLMRVKKIVVLFLIVFFGTGFFSHNALASELKLTELELTVPILTKPILTEPILAGYYTAWSAYSGYTPDQIEASQLTHISYAFAEIGSDLRIRMGYPDIDPKNFMLLQQLKQQNPQLKTLISVGGWTWSGRFSDAALTEKNRQVFAESCITFMKQFGFDGIDLDWEYPVAGGLTSNKTRPEDKKNFTLLIKTLREALDQQGAADDKQYLLTIAGGAGSSYIKNTELALIHEYLDFAVIMTYDFHGPWDKYTDFLSPLYISSNSSPQYQASFDTGVTGWLNASFPAKKLVAGVPFYGYLYSTTGSGNDGLHQSFSKGKAISYQKIIELYVTNPEYRRFFHPQSKVPWLYNGCDFISYEDKESIFFKAQYIKSKKLAGAMIWELSHDKNGDLLNALQEGFK, encoded by the coding sequence ATGCGCAAAGAGGATAGGGTATGCTATACTTGCCTCATCATACCTGATTGCATATTGGAGGCAGACTTGATGCGCGTAAAAAAAATCGTTGTTCTTTTCTTGATTGTCTTTTTCGGTACAGGCTTTTTCAGCCATAATGCCTTAGCATCAGAGCTCAAACTCACGGAGCTCGAACTCACGGTACCCATACTGACGAAGCCCATACTCACGGAACCCATACTGGCAGGCTATTATACGGCCTGGTCTGCTTATTCCGGATATACCCCAGACCAGATTGAGGCCTCCCAGCTGACACATATCAGCTACGCTTTTGCTGAGATCGGATCGGATCTTCGTATTCGGATGGGCTATCCGGATATAGATCCAAAAAATTTCATGTTGTTACAGCAATTGAAGCAGCAAAATCCTCAATTAAAAACCCTCATTTCCGTTGGCGGCTGGACCTGGTCCGGCAGATTTTCTGACGCTGCGCTGACTGAAAAGAACAGGCAAGTGTTCGCAGAGAGCTGCATCACTTTTATGAAGCAGTTTGGTTTCGATGGAATTGATCTGGATTGGGAATACCCGGTTGCAGGTGGGCTTACCTCTAATAAGACCCGGCCTGAAGACAAGAAAAATTTCACACTTTTGATCAAGACCCTCAGAGAAGCCCTGGATCAACAAGGTGCTGCTGATGATAAGCAGTATCTTCTCACCATCGCAGGAGGCGCCGGTTCTTCATATATTAAGAATACCGAACTGGCACTGATTCACGAGTACCTGGATTTCGCAGTAATTATGACTTATGATTTTCACGGACCATGGGACAAGTATACCGATTTTCTTTCTCCACTGTACATAAGCAGCAATTCGTCTCCCCAGTATCAGGCCAGTTTTGATACTGGTGTAACCGGCTGGCTCAATGCCTCTTTTCCTGCAAAAAAGCTTGTAGCCGGGGTTCCGTTTTACGGATATCTCTATTCGACCACCGGAAGTGGAAACGATGGCCTGCATCAGTCCTTTTCAAAGGGAAAAGCTATCAGTTATCAGAAAATCATCGAATTATATGTTACGAATCCTGAATATCGACGATTTTTTCATCCTCAGTCAAAAGTCCCCTGGCTATATAACGGTTGTGATTTTATTTCATACGAAGACAAGGAATCTATCTTTTTTAAAGCCCAATATATCAAATCAAAGAAACTGGCAGGGGCAATGATCTGGGAGCTTAGTCATGATAAGAATGGGGATCTTCTCAATGCACTTCAGGAAGGGTTCAAATGA
- a CDS encoding cyclic nucleotide-binding domain-containing protein, translated as MKRIDDSALLTHYIQKYKIDELIGENLLRYAFFSLFEKDSFIMEADTELKYFYLMVDGKARVSYAFENGKSMFLKFYQGFNLLGDLELMKELPVLCNVEAVRDSYFILIPVERLREEGFQNPRLLRYLVNTLSEKLYATINNSSYNYIYPLTNRLASYLTEHNTEENEFYLKSSYEEIAQFLGTTYRHLNRTFKELEGKGLIRNEEKKIYVLDSAGLQKLSKNLYIQSI; from the coding sequence ATGAAACGAATAGACGATAGTGCACTGCTTACGCATTACATCCAAAAATATAAGATTGATGAGCTGATCGGGGAAAACCTGCTCCGCTACGCCTTTTTCTCTTTGTTTGAGAAGGATTCGTTTATTATGGAAGCAGATACGGAACTCAAGTATTTTTATCTGATGGTAGATGGTAAGGCAAGAGTTTCCTATGCGTTCGAAAATGGAAAATCGATGTTCTTAAAATTCTATCAGGGCTTTAACTTGCTTGGAGACCTGGAACTGATGAAGGAACTTCCTGTACTGTGTAATGTAGAGGCTGTAAGAGACAGCTATTTCATTCTGATTCCTGTTGAACGGCTGAGGGAGGAAGGGTTTCAAAACCCTAGACTGTTAAGATATCTGGTCAATACTCTAAGTGAAAAGCTCTATGCAACCATCAACAATAGCTCATACAATTATATCTATCCCTTGACCAACCGGTTGGCAAGCTATCTGACAGAGCATAATACGGAAGAGAACGAATTCTATCTGAAATCATCCTATGAAGAGATTGCGCAATTTCTCGGAACCACATACCGCCACCTTAACAGAACCTTCAAAGAACTAGAAGGAAAAGGTTTGATTCGTAATGAAGAGAAAAAAATATACGTTCTGGATTCTGCGGGTCTTCAGAAACTATCAAAGAATCTATATATCCAATCTATTTAA
- a CDS encoding diguanylate cyclase produces the protein MINIISILLLCFGLSFFILFLYSLNKKRNSLAVPFTFLCLAIAIYITGYSLELQARNPEQFMFFLMIEFFGAPFMSGFWLLFAYKFRHRQPAPLHIALLFMIIPFLTLFLGTTNEIHHLLYTSIDFVSYKGSLLPILEKGPWYYANILYAYSVQIFGMTVFFKDWRSRGYHMKTQSFWLMFGSIWPVLVNFIYLSGGSPLNLDLTPFGLCVSGIFFYIAIFRYGFLEFQEIMKEVVFLEINEGILVLDRRNRLVDFNLACKEIFSWLDFGRIGIDIAIFPEGKKIVEQKKPEFELKLIRNRESKYYAFRRTILTEGSEALGSVYFIQDISGQKEMIRVLHDIESHDSLTEVYNRRRLMEELEKELQRLKHCGGYLSILLIDIDHFKQVNDQYGHQAGDEVLKILAGACMEKVRKTDLFGRYGGEEFLVILPEATEDNAYFVAENIRKFTENLVFWANGETIKITVSIGINTVYSNDSSLNTERLLQGVSTSLHHAKNSGRNRTSLSTGLNRLDI, from the coding sequence TTGATCAATATTATATCCATTTTGCTGCTCTGTTTTGGCTTATCCTTTTTTATACTCTTTCTATACTCCCTGAATAAAAAAAGGAACAGTCTCGCTGTTCCATTCACTTTCTTATGCCTAGCCATAGCAATCTACATAACAGGCTACTCCCTTGAGCTGCAAGCCCGCAATCCAGAACAGTTTATGTTCTTCCTAATGATAGAATTTTTCGGAGCTCCCTTTATGTCTGGATTTTGGTTGCTTTTTGCCTATAAATTTCGACATCGTCAGCCTGCCCCCCTTCACATTGCACTTCTCTTCATGATCATTCCCTTTCTCACGTTATTTCTGGGTACTACAAACGAAATTCATCATCTGCTCTATACCTCAATTGATTTTGTCAGTTACAAAGGTTCCCTTCTTCCCATTCTGGAAAAGGGTCCTTGGTATTACGCAAATATCCTCTATGCCTACTCAGTTCAGATCTTTGGAATGACTGTGTTTTTTAAAGACTGGAGATCACGGGGTTACCACATGAAGACACAATCTTTTTGGTTGATGTTTGGCTCCATATGGCCGGTCCTTGTGAATTTCATATATCTTTCCGGCGGTTCGCCCTTAAATCTAGATCTTACCCCCTTCGGACTTTGTGTTTCAGGAATATTCTTTTATATCGCAATCTTCCGTTACGGTTTTCTGGAGTTTCAGGAAATCATGAAGGAGGTCGTTTTCCTGGAGATTAACGAAGGGATCTTGGTTCTTGACAGAAGAAACCGCCTGGTTGACTTTAATCTTGCCTGCAAAGAAATATTCAGCTGGCTGGATTTTGGCCGAATCGGAATTGATATTGCCATCTTTCCGGAAGGGAAAAAAATAGTGGAGCAGAAAAAACCGGAATTTGAGTTAAAGTTAATCCGCAACAGAGAAAGCAAATACTATGCATTTCGAAGAACGATTCTTACGGAAGGAAGCGAAGCTCTCGGCTCTGTCTACTTCATTCAGGATATTTCGGGACAGAAGGAGATGATTCGAGTGCTGCACGATATCGAAAGCCATGACAGCCTTACCGAGGTTTACAACCGAAGAAGACTAATGGAGGAATTGGAGAAGGAACTTCAGAGACTGAAGCACTGCGGCGGCTACCTTTCAATCCTTTTAATTGATATCGATCATTTTAAACAGGTCAACGACCAGTATGGCCACCAAGCCGGGGATGAGGTGCTGAAAATCCTTGCAGGAGCCTGCATGGAGAAAGTGAGAAAAACAGATTTGTTCGGCCGTTACGGCGGGGAAGAGTTTCTCGTCATCCTGCCGGAAGCAACGGAAGACAATGCTTATTTTGTAGCGGAAAACATCAGGAAATTCACAGAAAACCTCGTGTTCTGGGCAAATGGCGAAACCATAAAGATCACGGTCAGCATCGGAATTAATACGGTCTACAGCAACGACAGCAGTCTAAACACCGAACGCTTGCTCCAAGGAGTTTCAACCTCCCTCCATCATGCAAAGAACAGTGGAAGAAACAGAACAAGCTTAAGCACAGGTTTAAATAGATTGGATATATAG
- a CDS encoding PadR family transcriptional regulator: MSIQYAILGLLSWKPSTGYDLKKVFEDSPYLYWSGNNNQIYKSLMQLQKEDLISGETIHQDGAPSKKVYALTKKGISALKTWILSGTEAPEIKKPFLIQLVWSDMLSNQELEQLLSDYEKTIETQLTVQKEKYDREKDWPNRSPRETFLWNMVAVNLMSTFQSELDWTRKVRKQLQRFNSESDQ; encoded by the coding sequence ATGTCCATACAATATGCGATTCTAGGTCTGTTGAGTTGGAAGCCTTCTACTGGTTATGATCTTAAAAAGGTCTTCGAGGATTCCCCTTACCTTTACTGGTCCGGCAACAACAACCAAATTTATAAGTCCCTGATGCAGCTTCAGAAAGAAGACTTGATATCAGGAGAAACGATTCATCAAGACGGAGCTCCATCAAAAAAGGTATATGCCCTCACGAAAAAAGGAATCAGCGCATTAAAGACCTGGATCTTGTCCGGAACTGAGGCTCCCGAAATAAAAAAACCATTTTTGATCCAGCTAGTGTGGTCAGATATGCTCAGTAATCAAGAGCTCGAACAGTTGTTGTCAGACTATGAGAAGACAATTGAGACGCAGCTTACCGTACAGAAGGAAAAATATGACAGAGAAAAGGACTGGCCCAATCGCTCTCCCAGAGAAACCTTTCTATGGAATATGGTTGCGGTAAATTTGATGTCTACCTTCCAAAGTGAACTGGACTGGACTCGCAAGGTTCGAAAGCAGTTGCAGCGCTTTAATTCAGAATCAGACCAATAG
- a CDS encoding TetR/AcrR family transcriptional regulator has product MAEKGDKTKQFIVTTSASIFSQKGFTAVTMKDICEACSLSRGGLYRHFGSTKEIFIEVLERDENDAEESLDQAIALGLSPKRLLEGFFQLQRDDIAYNRNRIEMAIYEFSIVCPDQKDFLNERFQAAVRSFSKLIEYGQQKEECHEGDPRVMAEHIVIFLEGLKMSSKIIAQSDDLLEEQFQLLIEKVIR; this is encoded by the coding sequence ATGGCTGAAAAAGGAGATAAAACAAAACAGTTCATCGTTACAACATCAGCGAGCATATTCTCGCAGAAAGGCTTTACGGCAGTAACGATGAAAGATATCTGCGAAGCTTGCAGCTTAAGCCGCGGCGGGTTATACAGGCACTTCGGATCTACGAAAGAAATCTTTATTGAGGTTCTGGAGAGGGATGAGAACGATGCGGAGGAGAGCTTGGATCAGGCCATTGCCTTAGGACTGTCTCCCAAAAGACTGCTGGAAGGGTTCTTTCAGCTCCAAAGGGATGATATCGCGTACAACAGAAACCGAATTGAGATGGCAATTTATGAATTCTCCATCGTATGTCCTGACCAGAAGGACTTTCTCAATGAACGGTTTCAGGCTGCTGTCAGATCTTTTTCAAAGCTGATTGAATACGGACAGCAGAAGGAAGAGTGCCATGAAGGAGATCCTCGCGTCATGGCAGAGCATATCGTTATCTTCTTAGAAGGTCTTAAGATGTCATCGAAGATCATTGCCCAATCTGATGATTTGCTGGAGGAACAGTTTCAACTGCTGATAGAAAAGGTAATTCGATAG
- a CDS encoding response regulator transcription factor has protein sequence MYKILIVEDDHTIAEILDEHLKKWGYETSAVEEFSEVLSAYVKFEPQLVLLDINLPYYDGFYWCSKIRELSDVPILFLSSRDSDGDKIRAITQGGDDYMEKPFSLDLLTAKISAILRRAYSTSDRTLNILQHGEMILNLEKMQVLYGDTSVELTRNEGRILSLLMKSQGNTVSRGRLMQYLWDDESFVDENTLTVNVNRLRKKLSEMGMSETIKTRKGEGYQLI, from the coding sequence ATGTATAAAATACTAATTGTAGAGGACGACCACACCATTGCAGAGATTTTGGATGAGCATCTTAAAAAATGGGGCTACGAGACATCGGCAGTGGAGGAATTCAGTGAGGTTTTATCAGCATATGTCAAGTTTGAACCGCAGCTAGTCCTGCTTGATATTAATCTTCCTTATTACGATGGATTTTACTGGTGCTCTAAAATTCGCGAATTATCAGATGTGCCAATACTTTTTCTTTCCTCTAGAGACAGCGATGGGGATAAAATCAGAGCGATAACACAAGGCGGTGATGATTATATGGAAAAGCCTTTTTCGCTGGATCTTCTGACCGCAAAGATTTCCGCCATCTTAAGAAGAGCCTATTCTACTTCAGATCGGACACTGAATATTCTGCAACATGGGGAAATGATTCTCAATCTGGAAAAGATGCAGGTATTATACGGTGATACCTCGGTGGAACTTACGAGAAATGAGGGCAGAATTCTTTCGCTATTGATGAAAAGCCAAGGAAATACGGTTTCGCGAGGACGACTGATGCAATATCTTTGGGATGACGAAAGTTTTGTAGATGAAAATACATTAACGGTCAATGTCAATCGGCTGCGGAAGAAGCTGTCTGAAATGGGAATGAGTGAAACCATTAAAACACGAAAGGGAGAAGGGTATCAATTGATATGA
- a CDS encoding HAMP domain-containing histidine kinase: MILINYLKERWLFYLFLTFFFLFSFFVYRFDQRFYMTESNAVYILAGWILLLVLFFAVDILLLRASEEKFYTYCNQTPDADPEEIFFRPGDRNKAELVRNASLVYRTYKAESDARAAEEMEFITKWLHDVKVPIAAAKLILESHEEKLPRDFQRNMDRELFALEESVMRVFYEMKSNRFSEDYKIVTTGTKKLISMALKNYSSFFQYKQLSLSVEGEDYKVLTDEKWSTYILSQIISNAVKYSDEGGSVVISTEKKQGKVFLSVKNSGRGISEEDIGQIFKKGYTSAEARSGAKATGYGLYLSAKLCRLLGHSLKAESKYGEYAVFHLIFPEIDASLDVTKM, translated from the coding sequence ATGATCTTAATCAATTATTTGAAAGAGAGATGGCTTTTCTATCTGTTTCTTACTTTCTTTTTTCTGTTTTCTTTCTTTGTCTATCGTTTTGATCAGAGATTCTATATGACTGAGTCCAACGCTGTTTATATCCTGGCGGGGTGGATTCTGCTTCTTGTCTTATTTTTTGCAGTTGATATTCTATTGCTTCGCGCAAGCGAGGAAAAGTTCTATACCTATTGCAATCAAACTCCCGACGCAGATCCAGAAGAGATCTTCTTTCGCCCTGGAGATAGGAATAAAGCGGAATTGGTGAGAAATGCATCGCTTGTATATCGGACCTATAAGGCGGAATCGGATGCAAGAGCAGCAGAAGAGATGGAGTTTATCACAAAATGGCTTCACGATGTAAAGGTTCCTATCGCGGCGGCCAAGTTGATATTGGAGAGCCATGAAGAAAAATTACCTCGGGATTTTCAGCGAAATATGGATCGGGAGCTTTTTGCACTGGAAGAGTCTGTGATGAGAGTGTTCTACGAAATGAAAAGCAACAGGTTCTCGGAAGATTATAAAATCGTAACAACAGGAACAAAAAAACTCATTTCCATGGCCCTTAAGAACTACTCCAGTTTTTTTCAATATAAACAATTGTCTCTGTCGGTGGAAGGTGAGGATTATAAGGTTCTGACCGATGAAAAATGGAGCACTTATATTCTTTCCCAGATCATTTCCAATGCGGTAAAGTACTCTGATGAAGGCGGGTCAGTTGTCATCAGTACGGAGAAAAAACAAGGGAAGGTCTTTCTTTCTGTTAAGAATTCGGGAAGGGGGATTTCAGAAGAGGATATCGGTCAAATTTTTAAGAAAGGTTATACTTCTGCTGAGGCGAGAAGCGGTGCTAAAGCAACCGGTTACGGTCTTTATCTTTCAGCTAAGCTCTGCCGGCTTTTAGGCCATTCTTTGAAAGCGGAATCAAAATATGGTGAGTATGCTGTGTTTCATCTGATCTTCCCGGAGATCGATGCTTCACTAGATGTGACAAAAATGTAA